From the Bdellovibrio reynosensis genome, one window contains:
- a CDS encoding translation initiation factor, with product MKNTRLVYSTDPKDQVRCEKCNVLKEDCKCITQEQVTGQYTVKFRIEKNGRGGKTVTVMDGFPKNEDFLKGLCKEMKAKCGVGGTHTISENGGTIEIQGDKRDQLKRILEQKQIKFKGM from the coding sequence ATGAAAAACACCAGGTTAGTTTATAGTACGGATCCGAAAGATCAGGTTCGTTGTGAAAAGTGTAATGTTCTAAAAGAAGACTGCAAGTGTATCACGCAAGAACAAGTGACCGGTCAATATACTGTTAAATTTCGCATTGAGAAAAACGGGCGCGGTGGGAAAACCGTTACAGTTATGGATGGTTTTCCAAAAAACGAAGATTTCCTTAAGGGCCTATGTAAAGAAATGAAAGCAAAGTGCGGTGTTGGAGGAACTCATACCATCTCTGAAAATGGTGGTACAATTGAGATACAAGGTGATAAAAGGGATCAACTAAAAAGAATTCTTGAACAAAAGCAGATTAAGTTTAAAGGTATGTGA